AAGCTGCAGCTCGCGGTGCAGGCTGACGCCGGAAGCGGCTCCCCCGGGCGGGTCCGTGCCCACCAGCCAGCTCGCCTCCGGCCGGCGGCGCAGCGCCTCCACCGCCGCCCGCGCCTCGGGCAGATCGTGGACGACGATGACGGGAGCCTCCGCCGCCGCCACGATGCGCGGCCCGGCTACCTCGCCGCGCTCGACCTCCCGCCTCAGCGCCTTCAGGGCGGGAAGCTCGCCCTCCGGGTCGAGCACTGCGGTCACGCCCTGGGCCAGCAGCCGCGGCAGGACCACGCTGCGGACGCGCTCGCCGTCGGCCCCGGCCATCCGGTGAAGGCTCATGTCCCACAGCCCGGGGATGAGGTACTTGCCCTCGCCGTTGACGATGGCGATCTCCGGGCTCTCCTGGATGAGGGCGCGCTTGGCGATGGCGGTGATCTTCCCCTTCTTGATCACCACCGCCAGGCGCGGCTGGATCGTGCCCGTGTCCACGTCCACGATGTTGACGTTGGTGATGACGATGATCTTCTGCGGAGAGCGGGCGTGCGCCGCCGGGAGCGCGCCCGCGCCCAGCAGCAGGATCAGGAGCATCCGGAGGGGGAAGGACTTGCGCACGCGCGTCTCCAGGCCGGTCTGGGGACTCTACTTTAGGTCGGGAGACTTACGCAATCTGCGCCAGGTAGGCCTGCTTCCGCTCCTCGGGCAGGAAGGAGGCCCGGAAAGAGTTGCGCGCCAGGGTGCGCAGTTCGTCGTCGCGGAAGCCGAAGGCCTCGTGGGCCAGCGCGTACTCGCGCGCCAGCGAGGTGCGGAACATGGCGGGATCGTCGGAGTTCAGCGTGACCAGCAGGCCCTGGTCGAAATAGGAGCGCAAGGGATGCTGCTCCAGCGCGCGACAGCAACCGGTGCGCAGGTTGGAAGTCGGGCAGAG
This Terriglobales bacterium DNA region includes the following protein-coding sequences:
- a CDS encoding amidohydrolase family protein — protein: MRKSFPLRMLLILLLGAGALPAAHARSPQKIIVITNVNIVDVDTGTIQPRLAVVIKKGKITAIAKRALIQESPEIAIVNGEGKYLIPGLWDMSLHRMAGADGERVRSVVLPRLLAQGVTAVLDPEGELPALKALRREVERGEVAGPRIVAAAEAPVIVVHDLPEARAAVEALRRRPEASWLVGTDPPGGAASGVSLHRELQLLVEAGLTPLQALQAVTLGPVRFLGKEGEMGRVEAGKQADLVLLDANPLDDIGNLDKIAGVVAAGRYFSRRDLDQMLAQADAAAAKGAK